One segment of Myotis daubentonii chromosome 11, mMyoDau2.1, whole genome shotgun sequence DNA contains the following:
- the SLC25A51 gene encoding mitochondrial nicotinamide adenine dinucleotide transporter SLC25A51: protein MMDSEAHKKRSPIITSSKQDISPHITDVGERKHYLCGCCAAFSNVAITFPIQKVLFRQQLYGIKTRDAVLQLRRDGFRNLYRGILPPLVQKTTTLALMFGLYEDLSCLLRKHVSTPDVATRSLAAILAGATEAIFTPLERVQTLLQDHKHHDKFTNTYQAFKALRCHGVGEYYRGLMPVLFRNGFSNVLFFGFRGPIKEHLPTATTYSAHLVNDFICGGLLGAMLGILFFPINVVKTRMQSQIGGEFQSFPQVFKIIWLERDRKLTNLFRGAHLNYHRSLISWGIINATYEFLLKIT from the coding sequence ATGATGGATTCAGAAGCTCATAAAAAGAGGTCGCCAATCATAACATCTTCAAAACAAGATATATCACCTCATATTACAGATGTTGGTGAAAGGAAACATTATTTGTGTGGCTGCTGTGCAGCTTTCAGCAACGTAGCGATCACATTTCCCATTCAGAAGGTCCTCTTTCGGCAACAGCTGTATGGAATCAAAACCAGGGATGCAGTGCTTCAGTTGAGGAGGGATGGATTTCGAAACTTGTATCGCGGAATTCTTCCCCCATTAGTGCAGAAGACAACCACACTGGCGCTTATGTTTGGTCTGTATGAGGATTTGTCTTGCCTGCTCCGTAAGCATGTCAGTACCCCAGATGTTGCAACCCGTAGCCTGGCAGCAATACTTGCAGGGGCAACAGAAGCAATTTTCACTCCGTTGGAAAGAGTTCAGACACTGCTTCAAGACCACAAGCATCATGATAAATTTACAAACACTTACCAGGCCTTCAAGGCGCTGAGATGCCACGGAGTTGGAGAGTACTATCGAGGCCTGATGCCTGTGCTTTTCCGCAACGGGTTCAGCAACGTCCTGTTTTTTGGCTTTCGGGGTCCCATTAAGGAGCACCTGCCGACCGCCACAACCTACAGCGCGCATTTGGTCAATGATTTTATCTGTGGAGGTCTATTGGGTGCCATGTTGGGAATCTTGTTTTTTCCAATTAATGTTGTAAAAACTCGCATGCAGTCTCAGATTGGAGGGGAATTTCAGTCTTTTCCCCAGGTTTTCAAAATAATCTGGTTAGAACGAGACAGGAAACTGACAAATCTTTTCAGAGGTGCCCATCTAAATTACCACCGGTCCCTCATCTCTTGGGGAATAATCAATGCAACTTATGAATTCCTGTTAAAAAttacatga